One Streptomyces sp. V4I8 genomic window carries:
- a CDS encoding fibronectin type III domain-containing protein, translating into MRRVLVLVSALCTAVAVLAVLSSCTWVDPDGDGGRPPGAPTGVTAAAGSATSVHVMWNAVATDQGIGVYEVYRGATKVKEVPGSAHMVDVTMLKPATMYAFTVRARDTDGRLGPPSTQVRATTPTAVAADHSAPTRPGRATGRAVGSRAVQLSWSKATDDRDVVSYDIHQGDTKIHSVGGNQTATVVMGLRPGTRYSFTVRARDAADNVSPATAAVRITTAGTDDGHGTAPTAFRATTHRTDGAYYLDLSWVPPHTDGIVTEYEVHLDGRTATSLVYGGTAPRGRATYSFYLGPDSGVGHRVRIRGRLPDGTWGGFSAERTVTTGAQD; encoded by the coding sequence ACGGCGGCCGGCCGCCCGGGGCACCGACGGGGGTCACGGCCGCCGCGGGCAGTGCGACCAGCGTGCACGTCATGTGGAACGCGGTCGCCACGGACCAAGGCATTGGCGTCTACGAGGTGTATCGGGGTGCCACGAAGGTCAAGGAAGTGCCGGGCTCCGCACACATGGTGGATGTCACCATGCTCAAACCCGCCACCATGTATGCGTTCACCGTGCGGGCCCGTGACACGGACGGGCGTCTCGGACCGCCGAGCACACAGGTCCGGGCCACGACCCCGACGGCCGTGGCCGCCGACCACTCGGCTCCTACGCGCCCGGGGCGGGCCACCGGCCGGGCGGTCGGCAGCCGGGCGGTCCAACTGTCGTGGTCGAAGGCCACGGACGACCGGGACGTGGTGTCGTACGACATACATCAGGGCGACACGAAGATCCACAGTGTGGGCGGCAACCAGACGGCGACCGTGGTCATGGGGCTCAGGCCGGGCACCCGCTACTCATTCACCGTCCGGGCCCGCGACGCGGCCGACAATGTCTCACCGGCCACGGCGGCCGTCCGCATCACCACGGCCGGTACCGACGACGGCCACGGCACCGCGCCGACCGCCTTCCGGGCGACCACCCATCGGACGGACGGGGCGTACTACCTCGACCTGAGCTGGGTTCCGCCACACACGGACGGCATCGTCACGGAGTACGAGGTCCATCTCGACGGCCGTACGGCCACCTCGCTGGTGTACGGCGGAACGGCGCCGCGCGGGCGGGCCACGTACAGCTTCTACCTGGGCCCGGACTCCGGGGTCGGCCACCGGGTCCGGATCCGGGGCAGGCTACCGGACGGCACCTGGGGCGGCTTCTCGGCGGAGCGGACGGTCACGACCGGCGCGCAGGACTGA
- a CDS encoding PadR family transcriptional regulator, which produces MSLPHAILTALVEKPSSGLELTRRFDRSIGYFWSATHQQIYRELGKLEAEGFIRTLPAEQPARGQKKSYEVLPAGRAELARWTAASQDPRPHRDTLLLRMRAAAVVGTEGIEADLRRHLDLHRRQLAEYEEIEKRDFPPGKDSSQDRLRHLVLRAGIDLETFWTQWLTRALEEFAELPGRDTA; this is translated from the coding sequence ATGTCACTCCCGCACGCGATCCTCACCGCCCTGGTCGAGAAGCCGTCCTCGGGCCTGGAGCTGACCCGTCGCTTCGACAGGTCGATCGGGTACTTCTGGTCGGCGACGCATCAGCAGATCTATCGCGAGCTGGGAAAACTGGAGGCCGAGGGTTTCATCCGCACCCTGCCGGCCGAGCAGCCGGCCCGCGGGCAGAAGAAGAGCTACGAGGTTCTGCCCGCGGGCCGTGCCGAACTGGCCCGCTGGACCGCCGCGTCCCAGGACCCGCGGCCGCACCGCGACACCCTGCTGCTGCGGATGCGTGCCGCGGCCGTCGTGGGGACCGAGGGCATCGAAGCCGATCTCCGACGCCATCTCGACCTCCACCGACGGCAGTTGGCCGAGTACGAGGAGATCGAGAAGCGCGACTTCCCGCCCGGCAAGGACAGCTCCCAGGACCGGTTGCGGCACCTGGTGCTGCGGGCCGGTATCGATCTGGAGACCTTCTGGACGCAGTGGCTCACACGCGCGCTGGAGGAGTTCGCGGAGCTGCCGGGACGCGACACGGCGTGA
- a CDS encoding FAD-dependent oxidoreductase, with protein MSRYPHLLNPLDLGFTTLPNRVLMGSMHVGLEEAERGFERMAAFYAERARGGVGLIVTGGIAPNDEGRPYEGGAKLTTEAEAEQHRIITDAVHREGGRIAMQILHFGRYAYHQDLVAPSPLQAPISPFPPRELTDAEVERTIDDYARAARLARQAGYDGVEIMGSEGYLINEFIAAQTNQRTDRWGGSYENRMRFPVEIVRRVREAVGEDFIIVYRLSMLDLVPGGSTLGEVITLARAVEAAGATIINTGIGWHEARIPTIATSVPRGAYTWVTKRLMGEVSVPLVTTNRINTPELAEELLADGCADMVSMARPMLADPDFVAKAAAGKPEAINTCIGCNQACLDHTFSGKITSCLVNPRACHETELTLSPTRLRKRVAVVGAGPAGLACAVSAAERGHDVTLFDAASEIGGQLNVARKVPGKQEFDETLRYFRHQLDWQGVDVRLNTWVSAEDLAAYDEVVVATGVSPRTPDIPGVDHPSVVGYLDVLRDGAPVGERVAVLGAGGIGFDVAEFLTDGGDKASEDPATYFRQWGVDMDYTGPGGLAAPERPAPPRTVHLLQRKPTKVGAGLGKTTGWIHRTELKHRGVTMIPGVRYDRIDDAGLHVTVGEESTVLPVDTIVLCTGQEPRRDLYEALLAAGHSAHLIGGADVAAELDAKRAIKQGTELAASL; from the coding sequence ATGAGCCGTTACCCGCACCTGCTGAACCCGCTCGACCTGGGCTTCACCACGCTGCCCAACCGCGTCCTCATGGGCTCCATGCACGTGGGCCTGGAGGAGGCCGAGCGCGGCTTCGAGCGCATGGCCGCCTTCTACGCGGAGCGGGCGCGCGGGGGAGTGGGGCTGATCGTCACCGGCGGTATCGCGCCCAACGACGAGGGACGGCCGTACGAGGGCGGCGCCAAGCTCACCACCGAGGCGGAGGCCGAGCAGCACCGGATCATCACCGACGCCGTGCACCGCGAGGGCGGCCGGATCGCGATGCAGATCCTGCACTTCGGCCGGTACGCCTACCACCAGGACCTCGTCGCCCCGAGCCCGCTCCAGGCGCCGATCAGCCCCTTCCCGCCCCGCGAGCTCACCGACGCCGAGGTCGAGCGGACCATCGACGACTACGCGCGTGCCGCCCGCCTCGCCCGGCAGGCCGGGTACGACGGCGTGGAGATCATGGGCTCCGAGGGCTACCTCATCAACGAGTTCATCGCCGCGCAGACCAACCAGCGCACCGACCGCTGGGGCGGCTCGTACGAGAACCGCATGCGTTTCCCGGTGGAGATCGTCCGACGCGTGCGCGAGGCCGTCGGCGAGGACTTCATCATCGTCTACCGGCTGTCCATGCTGGACCTCGTGCCCGGCGGATCGACCCTCGGCGAGGTGATCACACTCGCCAGGGCCGTCGAGGCCGCCGGAGCGACGATCATCAACACCGGCATCGGCTGGCACGAGGCGCGCATCCCGACCATCGCCACCTCCGTGCCGCGCGGCGCCTACACCTGGGTCACCAAGCGGCTGATGGGCGAGGTGTCGGTCCCGCTCGTCACCACCAACCGCATCAACACCCCGGAGCTGGCCGAGGAGTTGCTGGCGGACGGCTGCGCGGACATGGTCTCGATGGCCCGCCCGATGCTCGCCGACCCCGACTTCGTCGCCAAGGCCGCCGCCGGGAAGCCGGAGGCGATCAACACCTGCATCGGCTGCAACCAGGCCTGCCTCGACCACACCTTCAGCGGCAAGATCACGTCCTGCCTGGTCAACCCGCGCGCCTGCCACGAGACCGAGCTGACCCTGTCCCCGACCCGGCTGCGCAAGCGCGTCGCCGTCGTGGGCGCCGGACCCGCCGGCCTGGCCTGTGCAGTCAGCGCGGCCGAACGCGGCCACGACGTCACGCTGTTCGACGCCGCGAGCGAGATCGGCGGCCAGCTGAACGTCGCCCGCAAGGTCCCTGGCAAGCAGGAGTTCGACGAGACGCTGCGCTACTTCCGCCACCAGCTCGACTGGCAGGGCGTGGACGTACGGCTGAACACCTGGGTGTCGGCCGAGGACCTCGCCGCCTACGACGAGGTGGTGGTCGCCACCGGCGTCTCCCCGCGCACCCCGGACATCCCCGGCGTCGACCACCCGAGCGTCGTGGGCTACCTCGACGTCCTGCGCGACGGCGCCCCCGTGGGCGAGCGCGTCGCCGTCCTCGGCGCGGGCGGCATCGGCTTCGACGTCGCCGAGTTCCTCACCGACGGCGGCGACAAGGCGAGCGAGGACCCGGCGACGTACTTCCGCCAGTGGGGCGTCGACATGGACTACACCGGCCCCGGCGGCCTCGCCGCCCCCGAGCGCCCCGCCCCGCCCCGCACCGTCCACCTGCTCCAGCGCAAGCCCACCAAGGTCGGCGCGGGCCTCGGCAAGACCACCGGCTGGATCCACCGCACCGAGCTCAAGCACCGGGGCGTCACCATGATCCCGGGCGTGCGCTACGACCGGATCGACGACGCCGGACTGCACGTCACCGTCGGCGAGGAGAGCACGGTCCTCCCGGTCGACACCATCGTGCTGTGCACCGGGCAGGAGCCGCGCCGCGACCTGTATGAGGCGCTGCTCGCCGCGGGCCACAGCGCGCACCTCATCGGCGGTGCCGACGTGGCCGCCGAACTGGACGCCAAGCGGGCCATCAAGCAGGGCACGGAGCTGGCGGCGAGCCTCTAG
- a CDS encoding SpoIIE family protein phosphatase has product MSAAEPPVAEGHEPVRGPVGPSGLLDVLGVASVVLDTQGRIVLWSPQAEELFGYPAHEALGEYAARIMVHEQYLDLVVKLFADVMETGEGWAGAFPIRRKDGSTRLVEFRNMRLLDDRGDVYALGLCADQTTVRQVERDVALSTRTIAQAPIGLAVLDTELRYVSVNEALAQLNGIPAEDHVGHTPRELLPDIDADAIETALREVLRTGEPLINQRITGRTPADPDQEHFWSISLYRLEDTTGTVLGVAGMAVDITEQHQAAVEAETARRRLALIADASTRIGTTLELDRTARELADVAVPELADVAAVDLLEAVVEGRRSSLGPAESAVIRALAVRAQHDTEALDAADQPGQVARYGPDRLVTECVRTASPVMVAHVEAKDLPRIARSPEAAVQLGRAGVHSYLAVPLIARGEVLGALDLKRTRNPLPFSEDDLLLARELAARAAVQIDNARWYQNARDTALTLQRSLLPSHPPVTGGLEVASRYQPAGASAEVGGDWFDVIPLEDGKTALVVGDVMGSGIDAATTMGRLRTATHTLASLDLEPARLLEHLDKITEGLDHSIATCVYAIHDPRLRQCRIANAGHLPPARLRPGNAPELLDLPTGVPLGVGGVPFSTTTIDLEPGDRLVFYTDGLVETRQHPLDERLAALLELLDGPDRPLEEVCDMLLRTLHRPENADDVALLIARVLPPS; this is encoded by the coding sequence ATGTCTGCAGCCGAACCTCCCGTGGCCGAGGGCCACGAGCCCGTGCGCGGGCCGGTAGGGCCGAGCGGGCTGCTCGACGTGCTGGGCGTTGCCTCGGTGGTACTGGACACCCAGGGGCGCATCGTGCTGTGGAGCCCCCAGGCGGAGGAGCTGTTCGGCTACCCGGCGCACGAGGCGCTGGGTGAGTACGCGGCCCGGATCATGGTCCACGAGCAGTACCTGGATCTGGTCGTCAAGCTGTTCGCCGACGTCATGGAGACCGGTGAGGGCTGGGCCGGGGCGTTCCCGATCCGGCGCAAGGACGGCAGCACCCGGCTGGTGGAGTTCCGCAACATGCGGCTGCTGGACGACCGGGGGGACGTCTACGCCCTGGGCCTGTGCGCCGACCAGACGACCGTCCGCCAGGTGGAGCGGGACGTCGCACTGTCGACGCGGACGATCGCGCAGGCTCCGATCGGCCTGGCCGTCCTCGACACCGAACTGCGGTACGTCTCGGTGAACGAGGCGCTGGCACAGCTCAACGGCATCCCCGCCGAGGACCATGTCGGCCACACACCGCGTGAGCTGCTGCCGGACATCGACGCCGACGCCATCGAAACGGCCCTGCGCGAGGTGCTGCGGACCGGTGAGCCGCTCATCAACCAGCGCATCACGGGACGGACTCCGGCCGACCCGGACCAGGAGCACTTCTGGTCCATCTCCCTCTACCGGCTGGAGGACACGACCGGGACGGTGCTCGGCGTCGCGGGGATGGCCGTGGATATCACCGAGCAGCACCAGGCCGCCGTCGAGGCCGAGACGGCACGGCGGCGCCTGGCCCTCATCGCCGACGCCTCCACGCGGATCGGCACCACCCTGGAGCTGGACCGCACGGCACGCGAGCTGGCCGACGTGGCCGTGCCGGAGCTCGCCGACGTGGCGGCCGTGGATCTGCTGGAAGCCGTGGTGGAGGGCAGACGCAGCAGCCTCGGACCCGCGGAGTCAGCGGTGATCCGCGCCCTGGCCGTCCGGGCGCAGCACGACACGGAGGCCCTCGACGCCGCCGACCAGCCCGGCCAGGTCGCCCGCTACGGCCCGGACCGCCTGGTCACCGAGTGCGTGCGCACCGCCAGTCCGGTCATGGTGGCGCATGTCGAGGCGAAGGACCTGCCACGCATCGCCCGCTCCCCCGAGGCGGCCGTCCAGCTGGGCCGCGCGGGCGTGCACTCCTATCTGGCGGTGCCGCTGATCGCGCGTGGCGAGGTGCTCGGCGCCCTCGACCTGAAGCGCACCCGTAATCCGCTGCCGTTCAGCGAGGACGACCTGCTGCTCGCCCGTGAGCTGGCGGCCCGCGCGGCCGTGCAGATCGACAACGCCCGTTGGTACCAGAACGCCCGCGACACCGCCCTCACCCTGCAGCGCAGCCTGCTGCCCAGCCATCCGCCGGTGACCGGCGGTCTGGAGGTCGCCTCCCGCTACCAGCCCGCGGGCGCCAGCGCCGAGGTCGGCGGCGACTGGTTCGACGTGATCCCGCTGGAGGACGGCAAGACCGCGCTCGTCGTCGGCGATGTGATGGGCAGCGGCATCGACGCCGCCACGACCATGGGCCGGCTGCGTACGGCGACGCACACGCTGGCCTCCCTCGACCTCGAACCTGCCCGGCTCCTGGAGCACCTCGACAAGATCACCGAGGGCCTCGACCACTCCATCGCCACCTGCGTCTACGCCATCCATGACCCGCGGCTGCGGCAGTGCCGGATCGCCAACGCCGGGCACCTGCCGCCCGCGCGCCTCCGCCCCGGCAACGCCCCGGAGCTCCTCGACCTGCCCACCGGCGTACCGCTGGGCGTGGGCGGAGTTCCGTTCTCCACGACGACCATCGACCTCGAACCCGGTGACCGCCTCGTCTTCTACACCGACGGGCTCGTCGAGACCCGCCAGCATCCGCTCGACGAACGCCTGGCCGCGCTGCTGGAGCTCCTCGACGGCCCCGACCGTCCGCTGGAGGAGGTCTGCGACATGCTGCTGCGGACCCTGCACCGGCCCGAGAACGCCGACGACGTGGCGCTGCTCATCGCCCGTGTTCTGCCGCCGAGTTGA
- a CDS encoding putative protein N(5)-glutamine methyltransferase codes for MPPLSSFSSSPSSPAPLSRDAVVSALRAAGCVFAEDEARLILAAAGTPDELAAMVDRRITGLPLELVLGWAEFRGLRIVVEPGVFVPRRRTEFLVEQALALAPDASLVVDLCCGSGAVGAALAAALGRVELHSADIATAAVRCARRNVTPFGGQVHEGDLFEALPGGLRGRVGILAANVPYVPSDEVELLPAEARDHEPRVALDGGPDGLDVLRRVAAEAPRWLAPGGCLLVETSERQAPTALEAFTRSGLSARLIVSEELYANVVVGLQPTGG; via the coding sequence ATGCCCCCTCTCTCCTCCTTCTCGTCCTCGCCTTCCTCCCCGGCGCCGCTCTCGCGCGACGCCGTCGTGTCCGCCCTTCGTGCCGCCGGCTGCGTCTTCGCCGAGGACGAGGCCCGCTTGATCCTGGCCGCCGCCGGCACCCCGGACGAGCTGGCCGCCATGGTGGACCGGCGCATCACCGGCCTGCCCCTCGAACTCGTCCTCGGCTGGGCCGAGTTCCGCGGGCTGCGCATAGTCGTGGAACCCGGCGTCTTCGTCCCCCGCCGCCGAACCGAGTTCCTGGTCGAGCAGGCCCTCGCCCTCGCCCCGGACGCGTCCCTGGTCGTGGACCTGTGCTGCGGCTCGGGCGCGGTCGGGGCGGCACTGGCCGCGGCACTCGGCCGCGTGGAGCTGCACTCCGCCGACATCGCCACGGCGGCCGTGCGCTGCGCCCGCCGCAATGTGACCCCCTTCGGCGGTCAGGTGCACGAGGGCGACCTGTTCGAGGCGCTGCCCGGCGGCTTGCGCGGACGCGTCGGCATCCTGGCGGCCAATGTGCCGTACGTACCCAGTGACGAGGTCGAGCTTCTGCCCGCCGAGGCCCGTGACCACGAGCCGCGCGTCGCCCTCGACGGCGGTCCGGACGGGCTCGACGTCCTGCGCCGGGTCGCCGCCGAGGCTCCCCGCTGGCTGGCACCCGGCGGCTGTCTGCTGGTCGAGACGAGCGAACGCCAAGCGCCGACGGCCCTGGAGGCCTTCACCCGCAGTGGACTGTCCGCGCGGCTGATCGTCTCCGAGGAGCTGTACGCGAATGTCGTGGTCGGCCTCCAGCCGACCGGAGGCTGA
- a CDS encoding sulfite oxidase-like oxidoreductase, translating into MNVTRGFTGRPRVQNAALPPGQYDAGDDWPVLSAEVTPELTPAEWSFRIDGLVEQPRGWSWEQAHELPKSVYEGDIHCVTSWSKFGVRFGGVSLDTFLDVVRPHVSATHAVAYSHTGYTTNLPLADLTGGRAWIAWEFDGEPLAPEHGGPARLLVPHLYFWKSAKWIAGLRILDRDEPGFWEQNGYHARGNPWEEQRYSGD; encoded by the coding sequence ATGAACGTCACCCGAGGCTTCACCGGACGCCCCCGCGTCCAGAACGCCGCGCTGCCGCCCGGTCAGTACGACGCGGGCGACGACTGGCCCGTCCTGTCCGCCGAGGTCACACCCGAGCTGACGCCCGCCGAGTGGAGCTTCCGCATCGACGGCCTGGTCGAGCAGCCGCGCGGGTGGAGCTGGGAGCAGGCGCACGAGCTGCCGAAGTCGGTGTACGAGGGCGACATCCACTGCGTGACGAGCTGGTCGAAGTTCGGGGTGCGGTTCGGGGGCGTGTCGCTGGACACCTTCCTTGATGTGGTCCGGCCCCATGTGTCCGCCACACATGCCGTCGCCTATTCGCACACCGGGTACACCACCAACCTGCCGCTCGCCGACCTGACCGGCGGGCGGGCGTGGATCGCCTGGGAGTTCGACGGCGAGCCGCTCGCCCCGGAGCACGGTGGCCCGGCCCGGCTGCTGGTGCCGCACCTGTACTTCTGGAAGAGCGCCAAGTGGATCGCGGGCCTGCGGATCCTCGACCGCGACGAGCCGGGGTTCTGGGAGCAGAACGGCTACCACGCCCGCGGCAACCCCTGGGAAGAGCAGCGGTACTCCGGTGACTGA
- a CDS encoding ferredoxin reductase has translation MTETFTPATRFAVPGRIAVSNRAAAVWQTATITEIRRETPQAATFRLAVPAWAGHLPGQHLMLRLTAGDGYVAQRHYSIASAPDDSGHIELTLDHVEGGEVSGWFHTVAEPGDTVEVRGPLSGFFAWPGDRPALLVGAGSGVVPLMSMVRHHKARGLDVPLRLVVSARSPEELIYAREYGAETTPVFTRSAPEGEPVGRMAAAHVAPLLAEQPTGGWEAYVCGSNGFAEHASRLLVAAGQPVDRIRIERFG, from the coding sequence GTGACCGAGACGTTCACTCCCGCGACCCGCTTCGCCGTGCCCGGGCGGATCGCCGTCAGCAACCGGGCCGCCGCGGTGTGGCAGACCGCCACGATCACCGAGATCCGCCGCGAGACCCCGCAGGCCGCCACCTTCCGCCTCGCGGTGCCGGCCTGGGCAGGCCATCTCCCCGGCCAGCACCTGATGCTGCGGCTGACCGCCGGCGACGGCTATGTGGCCCAGCGCCACTACTCGATCGCGTCCGCGCCCGACGACTCCGGGCACATCGAGCTGACCCTGGACCATGTCGAGGGCGGTGAGGTCTCCGGCTGGTTCCACACGGTCGCCGAGCCCGGTGACACGGTCGAGGTGCGCGGCCCGCTCAGCGGGTTCTTCGCCTGGCCCGGTGACCGGCCCGCGCTGCTGGTCGGCGCCGGCTCCGGTGTCGTACCGCTGATGTCGATGGTGCGTCACCACAAGGCGCGGGGCCTGGACGTGCCGCTGCGGCTGGTGGTGTCGGCGCGCAGCCCCGAGGAGCTGATCTACGCGCGGGAGTACGGCGCCGAGACGACGCCCGTGTTCACGCGCAGTGCGCCGGAGGGTGAGCCCGTGGGACGTATGGCCGCCGCACATGTGGCGCCTCTCCTGGCCGAGCAGCCAACTGGTGGGTGGGAGGCCTATGTGTGTGGATCCAATGGATTCGCCGAGCACGCCTCACGCCTGCTCGTGGCGGCAGGTCAGCCCGTGGACCGCATCCGCATCGAGCGCTTCGGCTGA